A stretch of DNA from Microbacterium sp. LWS13-1.2:
CTGCGCGACGCCGTCGCATCCATCCCCGAGGAGTCGCTGTGACCGCCACCGACACCCGCGCCGCCGCGGCTGCCCGCGCCATCTTCGCAGAACGGTTCGGCGCCGAGCCGATCGGCACCTGGTCGGCACCGGGGCGCGTGAACCTCATCGGCGAGCACACCGACTACAACGACGGCTTCGTGCTGCCCTTCGCCATCCAGCACCGCACGCACGTCGCGCTCGCGCCTCGCGCCGACGGGGCCCTCCGTGTGCGCGTCGCCTCGACCTTCGAAGACACGACCGCCGAGCTGGCCCTGGCAGAGCTCGCCGAGGTCTTCCCCGGGCGACGCGACGAGGTGCCGGAGTGGGCCCGCTACCCGCTGGGGGTCGCGTGGGCGCTGCTCGCGGCATCCGGAACCGACCCGTCGATCGTCCCCGGCGTCGACCTCGCCTTCGCCTCCGACGTGCCCGTGGGCGCGGGGCTATCGTCGTCGGCGGCGATCGAGGGCGCGACTGCCGTCGCCCTCGCCGACGCGTGGGGAATCAGCCTCGACCGCGTCGCGCTGGCGAAGGTCGGCCGCCGCGCCGAGAACGAGGCCGTCGGCGCGCCCACCGGCATCATGGACCAGATGGCGGCGCTCCTCGGCCGCGCCGACGCCGCGATCTTCCTCGATTGCCGCTCGCTCGACGCCCAGGTCATCGACCTCGGATTCGCGGATGCCGGACTCGAGCTCGTCGTCATCGACACCGGCGTGAAGCACTCGCACGCGACCGGCGGCTACGGAGAGCGCCGGGCGGCCTGCGAGCGCGGAGCCGCAGCGCTCGGGGTTCCCGCCCTGCGCGACGTGACCCTCGACGACATGCCGCGCCTGGCCGAGATCGTCGACGACGTGACCTTCCGCCGCGTGCGCCACGTCGTCACCGAGGACCAGCGCGTGCTCGACACCGTGCGCACCATCCGCGAGCAGGGCCCGACCGCAATCGGCGACCTCCTC
This window harbors:
- the galK gene encoding galactokinase — translated: MTATDTRAAAAARAIFAERFGAEPIGTWSAPGRVNLIGEHTDYNDGFVLPFAIQHRTHVALAPRADGALRVRVASTFEDTTAELALAELAEVFPGRRDEVPEWARYPLGVAWALLAASGTDPSIVPGVDLAFASDVPVGAGLSSSAAIEGATAVALADAWGISLDRVALAKVGRRAENEAVGAPTGIMDQMAALLGRADAAIFLDCRSLDAQVIDLGFADAGLELVVIDTGVKHSHATGGYGERRAACERGAAALGVPALRDVTLDDMPRLAEIVDDVTFRRVRHVVTEDQRVLDTVRTIREQGPTAIGDLLVASHASMRDDFEISVPELDTAVEAALSAGAVGARMTGGGFGGAAIALVARDRVQAVTDATTAAFASAGFAAPTIFSVTPSAGAARD